GATGGAGCTTGCGCAAACCCATTCCATGCTCTATGCGGCCGTCGGATTCCATCCTCACGATGCGAAAGATGTGACGGAACGCTATTTTTCGGAATTGGAACAGTGGGTGAAGGATCCCAAAGTTGTGGCGATTGGAGAAATCGGTCTGGATTATTATTACGACAATTCTCCGCGGGAAGTGCAGCAGCAAGTGTTTCGCAGGCAAATCCAGTTTGCCAAAGCATGCCGTTTGCCGATCATTATCCATGACAGAGATGCACATGGGGATATTGTCACAGTTTTGAAAGAAGAAAAAGCAGAAGACATCGGCGGCATTATGCATTGTTTTTCCGGAAGTTTGGAAATGGCAAAAGAATGTATTCATATGAATTTTTATATATCCTTTGGCGGACCCGTCACGTTTAAAAATGCGAAACGTCCGCGGGAAGTGGCGGCACACATTCCAATCGAACGCTTGCTGATCGAAACAGACGCGCCTTGGCTGACACCGGAACCGTATCGGGGGAAGCGGAATGAACCTGCGCATGTAAGATTTGTAGCCGAAAAAATTTCGGAAATCCGCGGCATGACGCTTGAACAAATCGCAGAAATTACAACGGCAAATGCCGGAAGGTTGTTTGCGAAGATCGTTGAATAAGGATTGGATCGATGCAGAGATGGGTGAGATATTTTGATTCGTGAAGTCATTGTTGTCGAAGGCCTGCATGACAAACAAGCGATTGATCGGGCCGTACATGCAGATGTACTGATCAGCAATGGTTCGGCTGTTTCAGAATCGTTTCTGAAGCTGGTAGAACGGGCACAGCAGCAACGGGGCGTGATTATCCTGACAGACCCGGATTATGCCGGGGAGCGGATTCGCAGAATTGTAAGCAGGCGTGTACCCGGTTGCAAGCATGCGTTTCTGCCAAGGGAGCAGGCGATAAAAAACGGTGATCTCGGTGTTGAGAACGCCTCTCCGGCTGCCATACAACGGGCTTTGCAAGAAGTTCGCAGCGAATGGGAAGGCGGGCGCGAAGAGTTTACATGGGATGAAATGGTTGAATACGGCTTAAATGGGCAATCCTACTCCGGCCAGTTGCGCAAGATGTTAGGAGAACGATTGGGAATCGGATACGGGAATGCCAAAAGTTTTTGGAAAAAGCTGAACATGCTCGGTGTCGGTCGGGAAGAGTTTGAAACGGCACTGGCAGATTGTCTGAAGCAACTTGC
Above is a window of Fodinisporobacter ferrooxydans DNA encoding:
- a CDS encoding TatD family hydrolase, translated to MIRLFDTHCHLNDPKFQDDLAAVLEHAASQGVSFVVVPGYDYDSCLRAMELAQTHSMLYAAVGFHPHDAKDVTERYFSELEQWVKDPKVVAIGEIGLDYYYDNSPREVQQQVFRRQIQFAKACRLPIIIHDRDAHGDIVTVLKEEKAEDIGGIMHCFSGSLEMAKECIHMNFYISFGGPVTFKNAKRPREVAAHIPIERLLIETDAPWLTPEPYRGKRNEPAHVRFVAEKISEIRGMTLEQIAEITTANAGRLFAKIVE
- the rnmV gene encoding ribonuclease M5 yields the protein MIREVIVVEGLHDKQAIDRAVHADVLISNGSAVSESFLKLVERAQQQRGVIILTDPDYAGERIRRIVSRRVPGCKHAFLPREQAIKNGDLGVENASPAAIQRALQEVRSEWEGGREEFTWDEMVEYGLNGQSYSGQLRKMLGERLGIGYGNAKSFWKKLNMLGVGREEFETALADCLKQLA